From the uncultured Desulfovibrio sp. genome, one window contains:
- a CDS encoding DmsC/YnfH family molybdoenzyme membrane anchor subunit yields MHYEFPLVFFTVLTQLAVGMAVFAAFGMLRPAAGAVTSAPGKAAGANPLGGKEWYVVAGAALLGLAASMLHLAQPWRAATALTNMGGSWLSREGLVFGLFAALACLCCFKPSRMLCVLTAVAGLAGIIMQGMTYAVISMPAISNGVPMLLFALTSLSLGAAFAQNRVGVLRVFLGMLMAVLLIVPCVWASGGTIMQATANAWLASPLFWGGLALLGAAFGLTYAARQRACALGLLVLCAVLLSRIVFFKDTIHTATGLGLPY; encoded by the coding sequence ATGCATTACGAATTCCCTCTTGTCTTCTTTACGGTGCTTACCCAGCTTGCCGTGGGCATGGCCGTATTTGCGGCCTTTGGAATGCTGCGCCCGGCTGCCGGGGCTGTGACCTCGGCCCCCGGAAAGGCCGCAGGAGCGAATCCTCTTGGCGGCAAGGAATGGTATGTTGTGGCCGGGGCCGCCCTGCTTGGGCTGGCGGCTTCCATGCTGCATCTGGCTCAGCCCTGGCGCGCCGCAACGGCGCTTACCAATATGGGCGGTTCCTGGCTCAGCAGGGAAGGGCTGGTATTCGGCCTGTTCGCCGCGCTGGCCTGCCTTTGCTGTTTCAAGCCTTCGCGCATGCTGTGCGTACTCACTGCCGTGGCGGGGCTTGCGGGCATCATCATGCAGGGCATGACCTATGCCGTCATTTCCATGCCTGCCATCAGCAACGGCGTGCCCATGCTGCTCTTTGCCCTCACCAGCCTTTCGCTGGGCGCGGCCTTTGCGCAAAACCGGGTTGGGGTGCTGCGGGTGTTTCTGGGCATGCTCATGGCGGTGCTGCTGATTGTGCCCTGCGTGTGGGCCTCCGGCGGTACGATCATGCAGGCCACGGCCAATGCATGGCTGGCTTCGCCCCTGTTCTGGGGCGGGCTGGCGCTGCTGGGCGCGGCCTTTGGGCTGACGTATGCGGCGCGGCAACGCGCCTGTGCGCTTGGCCTGCTGGTGCTCTGCGCCGTGCTGCTCAGCCGCATCGTCTTTTTCAAGGATACCATCCACACCGCAACAGGTCTTGGCTTGCCCTATTAA
- a CDS encoding 4Fe-4S dicluster domain-containing protein, protein MSKRRAFLMDMDKCIGCRSCAMACKNFNQLEPDMVWRQVYPLDEAIYPHHDRAFLSLACNHCEHPACMDACPTSSYEKRPDGVVVHHKETCIGCTNCIRSCPYGAPRFNKAEKHAEKCSMCHERLDAGLLPACVQGCPTGALELVDLEQFDDTNAVQNPAGYPAMPRLNPSTRFILPRMPRQVRG, encoded by the coding sequence ATGAGTAAAAGACGCGCGTTCTTGATGGATATGGATAAGTGCATTGGTTGCCGCTCTTGCGCCATGGCCTGCAAAAACTTCAACCAGCTGGAGCCGGACATGGTCTGGCGGCAGGTGTATCCGCTGGACGAGGCCATTTATCCGCACCACGACAGGGCCTTTCTTTCGCTGGCGTGCAACCATTGCGAGCATCCCGCCTGTATGGATGCCTGCCCGACGTCTTCGTACGAAAAGCGGCCTGACGGCGTGGTAGTGCACCACAAGGAAACCTGCATCGGCTGCACCAACTGCATCCGCTCCTGCCCTTACGGCGCGCCGCGCTTCAATAAGGCGGAAAAGCATGCGGAAAAATGCAGCATGTGCCATGAGCGACTTGATGCCGGACTGTTGCCCGCCTGCGTGCAGGGTTGCCCCACTGGCGCGCTGGAGCTTGTGGATCTGGAGCAGTTTGACGACACCAACGCCGTACAGAATCCGGCTGGCTATCCCGCCATGCCGCGCCTTAATCCTTCCACCCGGTTTATCCTGCCCAGGATGCCGCGTCAGGTCAGGGGGTAA
- a CDS encoding molybdopterin-dependent oxidoreductase — translation MHKSDCSKERRGFLKGLLATGAAGALGGVSGSLLLPARSEAKPFDPSAYQVFRNACPRNCYDTCSIKTYVKDGIVQFVEGAPESSFTQGALCVKGYSYPRRVYSPDRIKYPMIQEGRGSGNWRRISWDEAMDRISDKILELKKKDGNLLGLGLTKYSGNFGITNYGVEGMMSSLGYTSRFVGTPCWPAGIDAQNYDFGDMWCNDPEDMVKAKYIIVWGANPAWCSMHSMKYIYEARQKGAKVVVIDPIFTQTAAKGDVYWQVRAGGDGALALGMARHLLDSGLVDQDFVKNRAVGFDEFAAYLRANVTVEWAAQVSGVPAHEIRAVTEEFAAAHPATVWIGYGMQRHTNGGAMVRAVDAFVAMTGNVGVEGGGARYGHLQTWGFNYHAMAQQRPAGSRGFVGGGGPKGEFDFGGGEKAAYTDRSLNINRIAQEILDAKDPELKMLWVSCKNPFAQDFDRNKLERAFKKLDMVVSVEQFFTETVRNSDIVLPVTTLFEEWTINVSYWHYWLSLNEQAIKPMHEARSNIEIAAALSRAMNRKEAGSCTFPQEVDGKEWMAKECNKGIYDLFGIPSWETLRQGPVKAKRKSSAAWPEGTFKTPSGKYEFKSDLCAKNGFKALPEFVEGRKANGPFRLLTPHVQFGLHSQFINLDWMENFYPEPYVYIHPKAAQERGIRDMGMVKVFNGIGEVRLRARLSTNVAADCLVMYEAWFRKLDFNVQNLVDDCPSDMGAMKTGSPGVAIHDQFADVIAVNGGLA, via the coding sequence ATGCATAAATCTGATTGCTCAAAAGAACGGCGCGGCTTCCTTAAAGGATTGCTGGCGACCGGGGCTGCGGGCGCGCTTGGCGGCGTTTCCGGTTCGCTGCTTCTGCCTGCGCGCAGCGAGGCAAAACCCTTTGACCCCTCGGCCTATCAGGTGTTTCGCAACGCCTGCCCCCGCAACTGCTACGATACATGCAGCATAAAGACCTACGTCAAGGACGGCATCGTGCAGTTTGTGGAGGGCGCGCCGGAATCCTCCTTCACACAGGGGGCCTTGTGCGTAAAGGGCTATTCCTACCCCCGGCGGGTCTACAGCCCTGACCGCATCAAGTATCCCATGATTCAGGAGGGCCGTGGCTCGGGCAACTGGCGCAGAATCAGTTGGGACGAGGCCATGGACCGGATTTCGGACAAGATTCTGGAGTTGAAGAAAAAGGACGGCAACTTGCTGGGGCTGGGCCTTACCAAGTATTCCGGCAATTTCGGCATCACCAACTACGGTGTGGAAGGCATGATGTCTTCCCTCGGCTACACCAGCCGCTTTGTGGGCACGCCCTGCTGGCCTGCGGGCATTGACGCCCAGAACTACGACTTCGGCGACATGTGGTGCAACGACCCGGAAGACATGGTCAAGGCCAAGTACATCATCGTGTGGGGCGCAAACCCGGCGTGGTGTTCCATGCACAGCATGAAGTACATCTACGAGGCCCGGCAGAAGGGCGCCAAGGTGGTGGTTATTGACCCCATCTTTACCCAGACGGCGGCCAAGGGCGATGTGTACTGGCAGGTGCGCGCGGGCGGCGATGGGGCCCTTGCGCTCGGTATGGCCCGGCATCTGCTGGATTCTGGTCTTGTGGATCAGGATTTTGTCAAAAACAGGGCCGTGGGTTTTGACGAGTTTGCGGCATATTTGCGGGCCAATGTCACCGTGGAGTGGGCGGCGCAGGTTTCTGGCGTACCCGCCCATGAAATCCGCGCGGTGACGGAAGAATTTGCTGCGGCCCACCCCGCGACCGTGTGGATTGGCTACGGTATGCAGCGCCACACCAACGGCGGGGCCATGGTGCGCGCCGTGGATGCCTTTGTGGCCATGACCGGCAACGTGGGCGTTGAGGGCGGCGGCGCTCGTTACGGGCATTTGCAAACCTGGGGGTTCAACTACCACGCCATGGCGCAGCAGCGCCCCGCAGGCTCCAGGGGTTTTGTGGGCGGCGGCGGTCCAAAGGGCGAATTTGACTTTGGCGGCGGTGAAAAGGCCGCCTACACCGACCGCTCCCTGAACATCAACAGGATTGCCCAGGAAATTCTGGATGCGAAAGACCCGGAGCTGAAAATGCTCTGGGTATCCTGCAAAAATCCCTTTGCGCAGGATTTTGACCGCAACAAGCTGGAGCGGGCCTTCAAAAAGCTGGATATGGTTGTCTCCGTAGAGCAGTTCTTTACGGAAACCGTGCGTAATTCCGACATCGTGCTGCCGGTGACAACGCTTTTTGAGGAATGGACGATCAACGTATCTTACTGGCACTACTGGCTTTCGCTCAACGAGCAGGCCATCAAGCCCATGCACGAGGCGCGGTCGAACATTGAAATCGCGGCGGCCCTCTCCCGCGCCATGAACCGCAAGGAAGCCGGGTCGTGCACCTTCCCGCAGGAAGTGGACGGCAAGGAATGGATGGCAAAGGAATGCAACAAGGGCATTTACGACCTGTTTGGCATCCCCAGCTGGGAGACGCTGCGTCAAGGGCCGGTCAAGGCCAAACGCAAATCCTCTGCCGCATGGCCGGAGGGCACCTTCAAAACGCCCTCGGGCAAGTACGAGTTCAAGTCCGACCTCTGCGCCAAAAACGGTTTCAAGGCCCTGCCCGAATTTGTGGAAGGCCGCAAGGCCAACGGGCCGTTCCGGTTGCTGACTCCGCATGTGCAGTTTGGCCTGCACTCCCAGTTTATCAATCTGGACTGGATGGAAAACTTCTATCCCGAGCCATATGTCTACATCCACCCCAAGGCGGCGCAGGAGCGCGGCATCAGGGATATGGGCATGGTCAAGGTATTCAACGGCATCGGCGAGGTGCGGCTGCGGGCGCGGCTCAGCACCAACGTTGCTGCAGATTGTCTGGTCATGTACGAGGCATGGTTCCGCAAACTCGACTTTAACGTGCAGAACCTTGTGGACGATTGTCCGTCAGACATGGGGGCCATGAAAACCGGTTCGCCGGGTGTTGCCATTCACGATCAGTTTGCAGACGTGATTGCGGTGAACGGAGGCTTGGCATGA
- a CDS encoding molecular chaperone translates to MFPSLAEMQTMAQALRDFFNSKDADTLAAAATHFAPVETLPDSINWQAEEYAFNRLFVGPQAVPAPPYASVYLEAEPRLMGNAAADMREMLQALGLAAPEGQPDDFIACELEVWIMLTLLLRPERDEHLRAHAREALAWLVDEHMARWLPAFVERARKADAPTPAIQAALRCLEYWLCHCTQRSMYA, encoded by the coding sequence ATGTTCCCATCATTAGCGGAAATGCAGACTATGGCTCAGGCCTTGCGCGACTTTTTCAACAGCAAGGATGCTGACACTCTGGCTGCTGCGGCCACACACTTTGCGCCCGTGGAAACATTGCCTGACAGCATAAACTGGCAGGCGGAAGAATATGCCTTTAACCGGCTGTTTGTGGGGCCGCAGGCCGTGCCCGCGCCGCCCTACGCCTCGGTGTACCTGGAGGCGGAACCCCGGCTCATGGGCAATGCCGCGGCAGACATGCGTGAAATGCTGCAAGCCCTTGGCCTTGCCGCGCCGGAGGGCCAGCCGGACGACTTTATCGCCTGCGAGTTGGAGGTCTGGATAATGCTGACCTTGCTGCTGCGCCCCGAGCGCGATGAGCACTTGCGCGCCCATGCCCGCGAAGCCCTTGCCTGGCTTGTGGATGAGCACATGGCGCGGTGGCTCCCCGCATTTGTGGAGAGGGCACGCAAGGCGGACGCGCCCACGCCCGCAATACAGGCGGCCCTGCGCTGCCTTGAATATTGGCTGTGTCATTGCACGCAAAGGAGTATGTATGCATAA
- a CDS encoding LuxR C-terminal-related transcriptional regulator: MSKAISQSHTSHPAEQSPSSGLFDLSCEEWQCALGAVNHFDDCAEVFLGQWTLRMKAAGYLSFTTARREDCMTSCDGLLDAVKGHADRDTPPTFEMLRTNADGWADALKSSGLRHLRRGITGSMFLGCYKTFTLSVQDALEALPRLSPEVTERAAALAARLVEIYSQAFEIVWMETCMQAAQSAHTFDQDDLFRLLTVEKCRFENIFNATSDGVLVMDSACHIVTANRSLRQYAGENLEGKYIWDALGLEEADARTFFARYKVGQTVEISPFGNGLVFRLSMASLGDLSMASSGDFLLLLTNITPHVLHREMLEDAVQRQTQDLQQEKQRLEELNITLRNVLRHVEEERCQQSDELAENVRNFLWPALAELGREQDAAARKQGIELAREQLERILGGSGSAQEQMVKDKGLSKLTLAELKICQWIQTGRTTKEIAAILRISPETVQTHRRNIRRKLGVRGHDTQLAMYLITSQT; the protein is encoded by the coding sequence ATGTCAAAAGCGATTTCCCAAAGTCATACATCCCACCCTGCGGAGCAGAGCCCGTCTTCCGGTCTTTTTGACCTGAGCTGCGAGGAGTGGCAGTGCGCGCTTGGAGCGGTGAACCACTTTGACGACTGCGCCGAAGTCTTCCTCGGGCAATGGACACTACGTATGAAGGCTGCGGGCTATCTGTCCTTTACCACTGCCCGGCGGGAAGACTGCATGACCTCCTGCGACGGGCTGCTGGACGCGGTGAAAGGCCATGCCGACCGCGACACCCCGCCCACCTTCGAGATGCTGCGCACCAATGCCGACGGCTGGGCCGATGCGCTGAAAAGTTCGGGTCTGCGTCATCTGAGGCGGGGCATCACCGGCAGCATGTTTCTGGGCTGCTACAAGACGTTTACCCTGTCGGTGCAGGATGCCCTTGAGGCCTTGCCGCGCCTTTCGCCAGAGGTCACGGAACGTGCAGCGGCTCTGGCCGCCCGGCTGGTGGAGATTTACAGTCAGGCTTTTGAGATAGTGTGGATGGAAACCTGCATGCAGGCCGCCCAGAGTGCCCACACCTTTGATCAGGATGATCTGTTCCGCCTGCTGACCGTGGAAAAGTGCCGTTTTGAGAATATATTCAACGCCACGTCCGACGGCGTGCTGGTCATGGATTCCGCCTGCCACATAGTCACCGCCAACCGCTCCTTGCGGCAGTACGCGGGCGAGAACCTTGAAGGCAAATACATCTGGGATGCGCTCGGCCTGGAAGAAGCAGACGCCAGGACATTCTTCGCCCGCTACAAGGTTGGGCAGACTGTCGAGATTTCCCCCTTCGGCAATGGCCTGGTGTTCCGGCTTTCCATGGCTTCGCTGGGCGACCTGAGCATGGCAAGCTCCGGCGACTTTTTGCTGCTGCTGACCAACATAACGCCGCACGTGCTGCACAGGGAAATGCTCGAAGACGCCGTGCAGCGGCAAACGCAGGATCTTCAGCAGGAAAAGCAGCGCCTTGAAGAGCTGAACATCACCCTGCGCAACGTGCTGCGCCATGTTGAGGAAGAGCGCTGCCAGCAGAGCGATGAACTGGCGGAAAACGTGCGCAACTTCCTGTGGCCCGCCCTGGCGGAACTGGGCCGGGAGCAGGATGCTGCGGCCCGCAAGCAGGGAATCGAGCTTGCACGCGAGCAGCTTGAGCGCATCCTTGGCGGCTCAGGCTCCGCGCAGGAGCAGATGGTTAAGGACAAGGGGCTGAGCAAGCTGACCCTTGCCGAGCTCAAAATCTGCCAGTGGATCCAGACCGGGCGCACGACCAAGGAGATTGCCGCCATCCTGCGCATTTCGCCGGAGACAGTGCAGACCCACCGCAGAAACATCCGGCGCAAACTTGGCGTGCGCGGGCACGATACCCAGCTTGCCATGTACCTGATTACCAGTCAGACTTGA
- a CDS encoding chloride channel protein gives MPFHSPIPPTLRDLDALRNIGVRRVIMQALVTGGVTGAVIGLFRLAYDHINAALVHTIRQHDLYDPVVAAWIFGGLAILALLALLALRLEPLVSGSGIPQVELMVRGQMRMSWLRVLLCKFAGTLVSLSGGLSVGREGPSIMMGAAVGAGVGHLWGERSGQSLPRYLVGGSVAGLAAAFGAPMAGMFFAFEEMKTILSAPMLLFTGVCALAAWFVVQVLLGFGLVFPFAQQPFIHWTQWWIIPVVGVAMGVLGAFYNLILLRLTLWADHSPLMPRPLRVLLPFMLAGALLYLCPQVLVGIGFSTLQLESLPLPLLGLFGLLAVKMAFSWISFASGVSGGLLMPVLLMGSIGGACMASGLQSAGVISPEQTATVLTLGMTGLFAGSVRAPLTGAFLLLEMTGSFHNIPTVVLTAYIAAFTANALRSEPVYDSLRARCLDLAGAAAPSDKNGNDTDASGSATQLQK, from the coding sequence GTGCCTTTTCACAGCCCCATACCCCCAACCTTGCGGGATCTCGATGCCCTGCGCAACATTGGCGTCAGGCGCGTCATCATGCAGGCCCTTGTTACCGGCGGCGTCACTGGCGCCGTTATCGGCCTTTTCCGCCTTGCTTACGACCACATCAACGCCGCGCTTGTACACACCATACGCCAGCACGACCTTTATGATCCTGTTGTGGCTGCCTGGATTTTCGGCGGTTTGGCGATCTTGGCCCTGCTGGCCCTGCTGGCCCTGCGCCTTGAACCCCTTGTGAGCGGCAGCGGCATTCCGCAGGTGGAACTGATGGTGCGCGGACAGATGCGCATGAGCTGGCTGCGCGTGCTGCTGTGCAAGTTTGCCGGAACCCTCGTTTCCCTCAGTGGCGGCCTGTCCGTGGGCCGCGAGGGGCCTTCCATCATGATGGGCGCTGCCGTGGGGGCTGGCGTGGGGCACCTGTGGGGCGAGCGCAGCGGGCAGAGCCTGCCGCGTTACCTTGTGGGGGGCAGCGTTGCCGGGCTTGCCGCCGCCTTTGGTGCGCCAATGGCGGGCATGTTCTTTGCTTTTGAAGAAATGAAAACCATCCTCAGCGCCCCCATGTTGCTGTTTACAGGCGTGTGCGCCCTTGCCGCGTGGTTTGTGGTGCAGGTTCTGCTTGGATTCGGCCTGGTGTTCCCCTTTGCGCAACAGCCCTTCATCCACTGGACGCAGTGGTGGATCATCCCCGTAGTCGGCGTAGCCATGGGCGTTCTGGGCGCTTTTTATAATCTGATATTGCTGCGGCTCACCCTTTGGGCCGACCACAGCCCCCTGATGCCCCGCCCCTTGCGCGTGCTCCTGCCCTTTATGCTGGCTGGCGCGCTGCTTTACCTCTGCCCGCAGGTGCTTGTGGGCATTGGCTTCAGCACCTTGCAGCTTGAGAGCCTGCCCCTGCCCTTGCTGGGCCTGTTTGGCCTGCTGGCGGTAAAGATGGCCTTTTCATGGATAAGCTTTGCCTCCGGCGTTTCCGGCGGCCTGCTGATGCCAGTGCTGCTCATGGGTTCCATTGGCGGGGCATGCATGGCCTCGGGCCTGCAATCTGCCGGAGTTATCAGCCCGGAGCAGACCGCCACTGTGCTGACCCTTGGCATGACAGGCCTTTTTGCCGGTTCTGTGCGCGCGCCGCTGACCGGCGCATTTTTGCTGCTTGAAATGACAGGATCGTTCCATAACATTCCCACGGTGGTGCTCACGGCTTATATTGCCGCCTTCACCGCCAATGCCTTGCGCTCCGAGCCTGTGTACGACAGCCTGCGCGCCCGCTGCCTTGATCTGGCTGGCGCGGCAGCCCCCAGCGACAAAAATGGCAATGATACCGATGCGTCAGGCAGCGCAACACAACTGCAAAAATGA
- a CDS encoding phenylacetate--CoA ligase family protein: MTRKDRTEGIYSRREVLDESERRQYCLIQLKDLLSYAYRYSEDVKKRFDRAQFNVEKFKTLTDIKHIPILKKKELIFLQSMGPRLGGLLTKDIGELKRIFLSPGPIFDPEDRGEDYWGYTEAFYSVGFRPGDAVQNTFNYQLTPAGLMFEEPLRNLGCAVIPAGPTDAATQLDIMQKLRVSGYVGTPSFLMHLAQKAEEKGLNLRKDLFLEVAFVTGERLSEKMRSQMEKKYDLVMRQGYGTADVGCIGYECFHKTGLHIANRCYVEICHPDTGIPLKDGEVGEIVVTAFNKTYPLIRLATGDLSYIDRSPCACGRTSPRLGSIVGRVDTTARIMGMFVYPHQVEQVMSRFEEIKRWQIEVTNPGGIDEMTLFVETSGFKREEELLHQFREKIKLRPELRVLAPGSLPPQIRPIEDKRHWD; the protein is encoded by the coding sequence ATGACCCGTAAAGACCGCACAGAAGGCATATACAGCCGCCGAGAAGTACTGGACGAAAGTGAGCGTCGTCAGTACTGCCTTATTCAGCTCAAAGATTTGCTCTCCTACGCATACCGCTATTCAGAAGACGTTAAAAAACGCTTCGACCGTGCGCAGTTCAATGTGGAGAAATTCAAAACACTTACCGATATAAAGCACATTCCCATCCTGAAGAAGAAAGAACTTATCTTCCTTCAGTCCATGGGGCCGCGCCTGGGCGGTCTGCTGACCAAGGATATCGGCGAGCTCAAGCGCATCTTTTTGTCGCCTGGGCCCATCTTCGATCCCGAAGACCGTGGAGAAGACTACTGGGGTTACACCGAAGCCTTCTATTCCGTTGGCTTCCGCCCCGGCGACGCCGTGCAGAACACGTTCAACTACCAGTTGACGCCCGCTGGCCTCATGTTTGAAGAGCCGCTGCGCAACCTGGGCTGCGCGGTTATTCCCGCTGGCCCCACAGACGCCGCCACCCAGCTCGACATCATGCAGAAGCTGCGCGTCTCCGGCTATGTGGGCACGCCCAGCTTTCTCATGCACCTTGCGCAAAAGGCCGAAGAAAAAGGCCTCAACCTGCGCAAGGATCTTTTCCTTGAAGTGGCCTTTGTCACCGGCGAGCGCCTGTCTGAAAAGATGCGCTCCCAGATGGAAAAGAAGTACGACCTCGTCATGCGTCAGGGCTACGGCACCGCCGACGTGGGCTGCATCGGCTACGAATGCTTCCACAAAACCGGCCTGCACATTGCCAACCGCTGCTACGTGGAAATCTGCCATCCTGACACGGGCATCCCGCTGAAGGACGGCGAAGTGGGCGAAATCGTGGTGACGGCCTTCAACAAGACCTACCCGCTCATCCGCCTTGCCACGGGCGACCTTTCATACATCGACCGCAGCCCCTGCGCCTGCGGCCGCACCAGCCCGCGCCTTGGCAGCATTGTGGGCCGCGTGGACACCACCGCCCGCATCATGGGCATGTTTGTGTACCCGCATCAGGTTGAACAGGTCATGAGCCGCTTTGAAGAAATCAAACGTTGGCAGATCGAAGTCACCAACCCCGGCGGCATCGACGAAATGACCCTGTTTGTGGAAACCAGCGGCTTCAAGCGCGAAGAAGAGCTGCTGCACCAGTTCCGCGAAAAGATCAAACTGCGCCCCGAACTGCGCGTGCTGGCTCCCGGCAGCCTGCCCCCGCAGATCAGACCCATCGAAGACAAGCGTCACTGGGATTAA
- a CDS encoding GNAT family N-acetyltransferase yields the protein MQEFTVRSVRQDDLESIAEIESVCFPAAEAASRASFKERIAAFPESFLVAEVGGRLVGYINGCATDSPVIYDELFYSTSHHNKTGENLTVFGLAVIPEFRKQGIASQLMKNFVQTAKKLGKKKVILTCKERLIRYYECFGFVNDGISKSSHGGAQWFDMTLGLDA from the coding sequence ATGCAAGAATTCACAGTAAGAAGTGTTCGCCAGGATGATTTGGAGAGTATAGCTGAAATAGAATCCGTGTGCTTTCCTGCGGCTGAAGCCGCCTCACGGGCATCCTTTAAGGAAAGGATTGCGGCTTTTCCTGAGTCTTTTCTAGTGGCTGAAGTCGGCGGTAGACTGGTGGGGTATATTAATGGATGCGCTACCGATAGCCCCGTCATATACGATGAACTTTTTTATAGCACGTCTCACCACAATAAGACTGGTGAAAACCTAACTGTTTTCGGGCTGGCTGTGATTCCAGAATTTCGGAAGCAAGGCATTGCCTCCCAGCTCATGAAGAATTTTGTGCAAACAGCTAAAAAGTTAGGCAAAAAGAAAGTCATACTGACGTGCAAAGAGCGACTGATTCGCTACTACGAATGCTTTGGTTTTGTGAATGATGGAATTTCGAAATCAAGTCATGGCGGAGCGCAGTGGTTTGATATGACGCTTGGACTTGATGCGTAA